GGATGCCGACCAGGCCGACTACTACACCGACTCCATCGAAGAGTGCTGCATGCGCGTCGCCGCGGGAACGGTCGCCGGCAAGCCAACGACGAATCCGCCTGGCTACCGGAAGGCATTCGCCGGATCCCACCTGGTGTTCTATCGCGAGACCGAGGACATCGTGACGATTGTCCGCATTCTCCACCAACGACAAGACGTCGAACACCACCTCTCCGACTCCCCTTAGCGGGAGTTCACCTTCGCGCCCGCCAGATACCTGGGCAGCACCCAAGCGACTCCGAACCGATCGCCCCAGCGGGACGGGCGGTGTGCCCCATCACACACTATGACATTGAGTAATGGTTACAATGGTTGTTGTCAGTATCGACGTCGTCGCTACCAGAAGGAATCTCCGACATGACCACCACCGAAGTCGAATCCGTCCCGACCGGCGCGCAGATCCAGGCCGCGCGCGACGGCGTCGCCCGCCGCCTGCTGAAAGGCTCGTCGAGCCGCTCGTACGATCCCGTCGTCGACATCGACTGGGAGGCCCCGTTCGTCCCGGGCAAGTACTTCCTCCCACCCCGGGTGATGAGCCTCTACGGGACGCAGGTGTGGGACGCGATGACGCCGGAACAGCGCATCGAGATGTCCCGCCAGGAGATGGCGAACATCATGTCGGTGGGCATCTGGTTCGAGAACCTGCTCAACCGCGCCCTGCTGATCAGCCTGATGAAGGAGGATCCGGCCGCCGCGACCACGCACTACTCGCTCACCGAGATGGGCGACGAGTGCCGCCACATGACGATGTTCGGGCGCGCGATCGAGACCACCGGCACCCGCGCGTACGCGCTGCGCCGCTGGCAGCGGACCGTGATGCACCTGATCCCGGTCGTCATGCGCGGCATCGCCCTCTGGGTGATCACGCTGGTCGGCGAGGAACTGTTCGACGCCCTGCAGCGTGAGATCAAGGACGACCCGGAATTGCAGCCGATGGTCTCGCGCGTGATGCAGATCCACGTGACCGAGGAGTCGCGGCACATCGGTTTCGCCCGCGACGGCGTGATGCGGCGTATCCCGATCCGGTCGCGGTTCGACACGCTCCTCGCGTCGAGCGTGCACGGCCTCGCCGCGCCGATCTTCCGGCACCTGTTCACCAACCCGGAGATGTACCGGCGAGCGGGCTTCGACAACCCCAAGGAGATCGCACGGGTGGCCCGCGCGAACCCGAACTTCCACGACTCCCAGGTGACATCGTTCGCGTCGCTCGCGGCCTTCCTCGAGCAGGCCGGACTGATGAACCGGTTCAGCCGGACCATGTGGAAGCGCGCGGGGTTCCTCCGATGACCGTCATCGCTCTCACCGGGACGTCACCGGCGATCGCCGAGGTCTGCCGCCGCCTCGCCGCCTCGCCGCTGGACTTCCGGCTGACCGGCGACGCCGCGGCCGCCGACCTGGTCGTGACCGATGCGCCGGCGCCGGACCCGAATCACCTGACCGTGGCCTCGACGCTGGCCCCGGACACCTTCTTCGTCCGCGACGAGAGCGTCGACTATGTGATCGCGGCCCTCACCGAGGCGCAGCTCACGGCCGCGCACGGAGTCCGGGTCCGCCCGCCCGTGCAGAGCGGGACGGCACTCGAGCAGCAGAAGCCGCGCTGGTGGCGGCGCCACCGGCGCACCGACCCCCTCGCACACTTCGATCCCGTCCACTACGACTGGGATTCGGAGGAGACCGTCGAGACCGAGGTGTTCGACGAGGACGTCGTGGTGACCGTGGGCGGCGAGGAGTTCACCGCGCGGCTGCGCGCACGCGGCCATCTCGACGGCAGCGACGGCCACTTCCACTGGGCCGGCACGCTGTACGGCGAGCGCGCGCACGCGCTCAAGAGCGACGGCAAGTCGCGGGCGTCGGTCGCGGCCGCCGGGGGCGAGCCGGTGCCCGCGAAACTCACCGAGATCACCCAGTGGGGCACCGTCCGGATGACCGGCGTCGGCACTCCCCCGTGGGCGGCGACCCAGGACGCATGACAGCGGCGCCTAGGTGTACTTCCCCGACACGTTGTGAACATCTGAGGTGAAGTGAAGACCTCCGGGCAGGATGTGGGTTACCACACTGACATCAAGCCACGGAGGTCTTCATGGTCCACGCTAACGCACCCTTGACGCCGGAGGGCAGACGACGCCTGGCGGTGCTGATCGTCGAGGACGGTTGGCCGCTGCGGCGGGCAGCGCAACGGTTCCAGGTTTCCCTGGCCACGGCCAAGCGATGGGCCGACAGGTACCGCGCCGGTCAGGAGTTGACCGACCGTAGTTCCCGTCCCCAGACCTGTCCGACGCGTCTGAACCGGCGCACCGAGCGGCGGATCATCGGTC
The nucleotide sequence above comes from Gordonia sp. PP30. Encoded proteins:
- a CDS encoding DUF4873 domain-containing protein, with the translated sequence MTVIALTGTSPAIAEVCRRLAASPLDFRLTGDAAAADLVVTDAPAPDPNHLTVASTLAPDTFFVRDESVDYVIAALTEAQLTAAHGVRVRPPVQSGTALEQQKPRWWRRHRRTDPLAHFDPVHYDWDSEETVETEVFDEDVVVTVGGEEFTARLRARGHLDGSDGHFHWAGTLYGERAHALKSDGKSRASVAAAGGEPVPAKLTEITQWGTVRMTGVGTPPWAATQDA
- a CDS encoding type II toxin-antitoxin system RelE/ParE family toxin; the protein is MKRVLFTALARRDIESIWDFTAATWDADQADYYTDSIEECCMRVAAGTVAGKPTTNPPGYRKAFAGSHLVFYRETEDIVTIVRILHQRQDVEHHLSDSP
- a CDS encoding diiron oxygenase; the protein is MTTTEVESVPTGAQIQAARDGVARRLLKGSSSRSYDPVVDIDWEAPFVPGKYFLPPRVMSLYGTQVWDAMTPEQRIEMSRQEMANIMSVGIWFENLLNRALLISLMKEDPAAATTHYSLTEMGDECRHMTMFGRAIETTGTRAYALRRWQRTVMHLIPVVMRGIALWVITLVGEELFDALQREIKDDPELQPMVSRVMQIHVTEESRHIGFARDGVMRRIPIRSRFDTLLASSVHGLAAPIFRHLFTNPEMYRRAGFDNPKEIARVARANPNFHDSQVTSFASLAAFLEQAGLMNRFSRTMWKRAGFLR